One region of Pyramidobacter sp. YE332 genomic DNA includes:
- a CDS encoding IS30 family transposase, translating to MCPDFKEEVCPQLSVPPYVCNGCPNRHRCTLKKRIYSAKSANDSYEKTLHEAREGFNISDAELADIDSFFSPLIKQGQSLYHIIRNNRDTVPCSESTARRLLLSGILEARKIDLPRAVRFKKRKGKRNNMKVDKKCREGRTYNDFLSFSEKHPDMLITEIDSVVGTAGGKVLLTVILRNCNFMLAFLRDKNTAQSVEQIFTMLFTLLGRKRYKSMFQVLLADNGTEFSNPTAIEKGPDGERKSYMFYCNPQAPQEKPKVENNHTLIRRILPKGTTFDNLSQTDINLMMSHINSYGRKKFNGKSPAEIFINLYGEDVLHLLGLELIPPQDICLKRTLLAGK from the coding sequence ATGTGTCCTGACTTTAAGGAGGAGGTCTGCCCGCAGCTTTCGGTTCCTCCGTATGTCTGTAACGGCTGCCCCAACCGTCACCGCTGCACTTTAAAAAAACGGATCTATTCTGCTAAATCTGCAAATGACTCTTACGAGAAAACTTTGCATGAGGCTCGTGAAGGCTTCAATATCTCCGATGCCGAGCTTGCAGATATTGATTCTTTTTTCTCTCCTCTCATCAAACAGGGGCAGTCTCTCTATCATATTATCCGTAATAATCGAGATACTGTTCCCTGTTCTGAAAGTACCGCCAGACGGCTCCTGCTTTCGGGTATTTTAGAGGCACGGAAAATAGACTTGCCCCGAGCTGTCCGTTTTAAGAAGAGAAAGGGAAAAAGAAATAACATGAAGGTGGATAAAAAATGTCGTGAAGGCCGTACCTACAATGATTTTCTCTCTTTTTCGGAGAAACATCCGGACATGCTTATTACCGAAATCGACAGTGTCGTTGGCACCGCAGGAGGAAAAGTTCTTCTGACTGTCATCTTAAGAAACTGCAACTTTATGCTGGCTTTTTTGAGAGATAAAAATACTGCTCAATCTGTTGAGCAGATTTTTACAATGCTCTTCACTCTTCTGGGCAGGAAACGCTATAAGTCCATGTTTCAGGTCCTTCTTGCTGACAACGGTACAGAGTTTTCCAATCCGACGGCTATCGAAAAAGGTCCGGACGGAGAAAGAAAATCATATATGTTCTATTGCAATCCACAAGCACCGCAGGAAAAACCGAAGGTTGAAAATAATCATACTCTCATTCGAAGGATCCTTCCCAAGGGAACAACTTTCGACAATTTATCCCAAACTGATATCAACCTGATGATGTCTCATATAAACTCATACGGGAGGAAAAAATTTAACGGAAAATCTCCTGCAGAGATCTTTATCAACCTGTATGGCGAGGATGTATTGCATTTACTCGGACTCGAACTTATTCCGCCACAGGATATCTGTTTAAAGCGGACTCTTCTCGCCGGTAAATAA
- the ilvD gene encoding dihydroxy-acid dehydratase: protein MGQWKGRDADDPQEAYWAGLMNSCGYRVKDLHKPVIGIVNSYADVNPGHRPLKDLANFVKEGIWAAGGVPAEFNVPAPCDGMAQGDGMHYILPQRDLIAGSAEAMVNAHGFDGLVFMCSCDKIVPGMLMAAASLNKPTLFLTCGSMMPWETQERTFVTPDLKESIGERAVGAISEETFSEYREKICHSCGTCSMYGTANTMGVFAEAIGVCPIDSTTMLFCSSGKYKQARDVGERIVELTREGVRFRDVVGEGSLKNGLRHIAATGGSTNAQLHVCALAKVMGIKLDIGDFDAIQRDVPCIAKFKPSSKYNIYDYYKAGGVGATLKAIERHLDRAAKMAMGGTMGDLLDRFSRAVDPAVIHSESAPLYPDGCFAVLYGNIAPGGCIVKKSGVDPEMFHHRGPAVCFESEEELRRCMIDRSVKPGCVLVIKYEGPKGGPGMREMSIPAAMLVGMGLHKSCAMITDGRYSGATRGPCIGHVTPEAWDGGPIAAVQDGDMIEIDIDRRSIHLEVSDEEIARRLENVTKPDHPAKGVLAAYRKMVNGTDSGCTWLY, encoded by the coding sequence ATGGGGCAATGGAAAGGACGCGACGCGGACGATCCTCAGGAAGCCTATTGGGCGGGGCTGATGAATTCCTGCGGCTATCGCGTCAAGGATCTGCACAAGCCGGTGATCGGCATCGTCAATTCGTACGCTGACGTCAACCCGGGGCATCGGCCGCTGAAAGATCTGGCGAATTTCGTCAAAGAGGGCATCTGGGCCGCGGGCGGCGTCCCCGCCGAGTTCAACGTGCCGGCGCCCTGCGACGGCATGGCCCAGGGCGATGGCATGCACTACATCCTGCCGCAGCGCGATCTGATCGCCGGCAGCGCCGAAGCGATGGTGAACGCGCACGGCTTCGACGGCCTCGTGTTCATGTGCAGCTGCGACAAGATCGTCCCCGGCATGCTCATGGCCGCCGCCTCGCTGAACAAGCCGACGCTGTTTTTGACCTGCGGCAGCATGATGCCGTGGGAGACGCAGGAACGCACCTTCGTCACTCCCGACCTGAAAGAGTCCATCGGCGAACGCGCCGTCGGGGCGATCAGCGAGGAGACCTTCAGCGAATACCGCGAGAAGATCTGCCATTCCTGCGGCACGTGCAGCATGTACGGCACGGCCAACACCATGGGCGTCTTCGCCGAAGCGATCGGCGTCTGCCCGATCGACAGCACCACGATGCTGTTCTGCTCGTCGGGCAAGTACAAACAGGCCCGCGACGTGGGGGAGCGCATCGTCGAACTGACCCGGGAGGGCGTGCGCTTCCGCGACGTCGTCGGCGAAGGCAGCCTGAAAAACGGCCTGCGCCACATCGCCGCCACCGGTGGTTCCACGAACGCCCAGCTGCACGTCTGCGCGCTGGCCAAAGTGATGGGCATCAAGCTGGACATCGGCGACTTCGACGCGATTCAGAGAGACGTGCCCTGCATCGCCAAGTTCAAGCCCTCGTCGAAGTACAACATCTACGACTACTACAAAGCCGGCGGCGTCGGCGCCACGCTCAAGGCCATCGAACGCCACCTCGACCGCGCGGCGAAAATGGCCATGGGCGGCACCATGGGCGATCTGCTCGACCGTTTCAGCCGCGCGGTCGATCCCGCGGTCATCCACAGCGAAAGCGCCCCGCTTTATCCCGACGGCTGTTTCGCCGTGCTTTACGGCAACATCGCCCCCGGCGGCTGCATCGTCAAGAAGAGCGGCGTCGATCCGGAGATGTTTCATCACCGCGGCCCCGCCGTGTGCTTCGAGTCCGAGGAAGAACTGCGCCGCTGCATGATCGACAGGAGCGTCAAGCCCGGCTGCGTGCTGGTGATCAAGTACGAAGGCCCCAAAGGCGGCCCCGGCATGCGCGAAATGTCCATTCCCGCCGCCATGCTCGTCGGCATGGGACTGCACAAGAGCTGCGCGATGATTACCGACGGGCGCTATTCCGGCGCCACCCGCGGCCCCTGCATCGGCCATGTCACGCCCGAAGCCTGGGACGGCGGCCCCATCGCCGCGGTCCAGGACGGCGACATGATCGAAATCGACATCGACCGGCGCAGCATCCATCTCGAAGTCAGCGACGAAGAGATCGCCCGCCGCCTTGAAAACGTCACAAAGCCCGACCATCCCGCCAAAGGCGTGCTGGCCGCTTACCGCAAAATGGTGAACGGCACCGATTCCGGCTGCACGTGGCTGTACTGA
- a CDS encoding RraA family protein, with product MSTIGCRIRTDFPRPPRELVELFRGVPVANIDDCMNRMAAVDAAIRPLNAAPLLGTAFTVKVAEGDNLMFHKAMDMAQPGDVFMIDAGGCTERSIFGELMLTYCKVRGVAGVVVDGAVRDAGAIAGMDLPVYARGVTPNGPYKNGPGEINYPISLGGMIVTPGDIVVGDADSVLVIRPGEAEDLAKAARAVVEKEATIMAGILRGEYPRPWVDAKLGELGCTVE from the coding sequence ATGAGCACGATTGGCTGTCGGATCCGTACCGATTTTCCCCGTCCGCCCCGTGAACTGGTGGAACTGTTTCGCGGCGTTCCTGTGGCGAACATCGACGACTGCATGAACCGCATGGCCGCCGTCGACGCGGCGATTCGTCCGCTGAACGCGGCGCCGCTGCTGGGCACGGCTTTTACGGTCAAGGTCGCCGAAGGCGACAACCTGATGTTCCACAAGGCCATGGACATGGCCCAGCCCGGCGACGTGTTCATGATCGACGCCGGCGGATGCACGGAACGCTCGATTTTCGGCGAGCTGATGCTGACGTACTGCAAAGTCCGCGGCGTGGCCGGCGTGGTCGTGGACGGCGCGGTGCGCGACGCCGGCGCCATCGCCGGGATGGATCTGCCTGTTTACGCGCGCGGCGTCACGCCCAACGGGCCGTACAAGAACGGCCCCGGCGAGATCAACTATCCCATTTCCCTGGGCGGCATGATCGTCACCCCCGGCGACATCGTGGTGGGCGACGCCGACAGCGTGCTGGTGATCCGCCCCGGCGAGGCCGAGGATCTTGCCAAAGCTGCCCGCGCGGTGGTCGAGAAGGAAGCGACGATCATGGCGGGCATTCTCAGGGGCGAATACCCGCGTCCCTGGGTGGACGCCAAGCTCGGGGAGCTGGGCTGCACGGTCGAATGA
- a CDS encoding dicarboxylate/amino acid:cation symporter, whose amino-acid sequence MNFWSKLSMSRKIVVMMCVGIAAGIYWGPAVTVIKPVGDLFLRLLKMLIVPLVFFTLVAGVTSMESPGSLKKIGGFIVAFYLLSSLVFAAMGTGVALALRPGRGAEGVLGSVVKEVTVGRYSAIDTILNWIPENPVASMANMNMIQVIFFALITGVALLHLKDRVPAAIAFFRNMADVMIKITEFVMGFAPYGIGALVACVAGTIGGKMMTAIAKFFVADYAAILAGMFVVYPLALKIWNVPALRFFKHVAPAMLVAATTTSSAATLPMEMNIAEEKLGLDESVYGFSLPLGNTMNMNGMAAAFGVIAVFAFDIFGVEITPLRLVQTVLLGLMLAVGAAGVKGAGIVMSAVFFESLGLPLGLVPILAAIWPVIDIPHTTGNVTGDMVGTMAACARFGKVDWNVFNADA is encoded by the coding sequence ATGAACTTTTGGTCCAAGCTGTCCATGTCCCGTAAGATCGTCGTCATGATGTGCGTCGGTATCGCCGCCGGCATTTACTGGGGCCCTGCCGTGACGGTGATCAAGCCTGTCGGCGACCTGTTCCTGCGCCTGCTCAAGATGCTGATCGTGCCGCTGGTGTTCTTCACTCTGGTCGCCGGGGTGACCAGCATGGAGAGCCCCGGGAGCCTGAAAAAGATCGGCGGTTTCATCGTCGCCTTTTACCTTTTGTCTTCTCTCGTTTTTGCCGCTATGGGCACCGGCGTGGCGCTTGCGCTCCGCCCCGGCAGGGGAGCCGAGGGCGTGCTCGGCTCCGTGGTCAAGGAAGTGACGGTCGGCAGGTATTCGGCGATCGACACGATCCTCAACTGGATCCCCGAGAATCCCGTGGCTTCCATGGCCAACATGAACATGATCCAGGTGATTTTCTTCGCGCTGATCACGGGCGTGGCGCTGCTGCACCTGAAAGACAGGGTCCCCGCGGCGATCGCTTTTTTCCGCAACATGGCCGACGTGATGATCAAGATCACCGAGTTCGTCATGGGCTTCGCCCCCTACGGCATCGGCGCGCTGGTCGCCTGCGTGGCGGGCACGATCGGCGGCAAGATGATGACGGCGATCGCCAAGTTCTTCGTCGCCGATTACGCGGCGATCCTAGCGGGCATGTTCGTCGTGTATCCGCTGGCGCTGAAGATCTGGAACGTCCCCGCTCTGCGCTTCTTCAAGCACGTGGCTCCGGCCATGCTGGTGGCCGCCACGACGACTTCCAGCGCCGCGACGCTGCCGATGGAGATGAACATCGCCGAGGAAAAACTCGGCCTCGACGAGAGCGTTTACGGGTTCTCGCTGCCGCTGGGCAACACGATGAACATGAACGGCATGGCCGCCGCTTTCGGCGTGATCGCCGTCTTCGCTTTCGACATCTTCGGCGTGGAGATCACGCCGCTCCGTCTCGTGCAGACCGTTCTGCTGGGGCTCATGCTGGCGGTCGGCGCCGCCGGCGTAAAGGGCGCGGGGATCGTTATGTCCGCCGTGTTCTTCGAGTCGCTGGGGCTGCCGCTTGGCCTCGTCCCCATCCTGGCGGCGATCTGGCCCGTGATCGACATTCCCCATACGACCGGCAACGTCACCGGCGACATGGTCGGCACGATGGCGGCCTGCGCCAGATTCGGCAAGGTGGACTGGAACGTTTTCAACGCCGACGCGTAG
- a CDS encoding LysR family transcriptional regulator produces the protein MDSFDIELFRAIISSRSITQASQALLLSQSAISQRLLRLEQELGIKLIDRQKGIRRVEITAQGMRFLELAEKWENSYQEILRLKDTEPDQSLVIASPDSLINFVLGPFLKRLPGLGYFPRLRTQQSLEIYDLVDNKEADVGFVFRDARYVNIVTRSVLREPISMICRPGSPWNEHAVHPQQLRKQDEIYLAWSPTIQQWHDYWWNPSTHPVVHVDTPAALLNYLAPGTWAMCPESVVAAYRDTQEIEIHAFAENPPDRECFLILHKSPGSGRTKMIARFERHLDAFLRTLPYHV, from the coding sequence ATGGACTCTTTCGATATCGAACTTTTCCGCGCCATCATCAGCAGCCGCAGCATCACCCAGGCGTCGCAGGCGCTGCTGCTCTCGCAGTCCGCCATCAGCCAGAGACTTTTGCGCCTCGAACAGGAGCTGGGCATCAAACTGATCGATCGGCAGAAGGGAATCCGCCGCGTCGAAATCACGGCACAGGGCATGCGCTTTCTCGAACTGGCGGAAAAGTGGGAGAACAGCTATCAGGAAATCCTCCGCTTAAAGGACACGGAACCGGATCAGTCGCTGGTCATCGCCAGTCCGGACAGTTTGATCAACTTCGTGCTGGGACCTTTCTTGAAGCGGCTCCCGGGCCTCGGCTATTTTCCGCGCCTGCGCACCCAGCAGTCGCTGGAGATATACGACCTGGTCGACAACAAAGAAGCCGACGTCGGCTTCGTCTTTCGCGACGCCCGTTACGTCAACATCGTCACCCGCTCCGTCCTGCGCGAACCCATCTCCATGATCTGCCGCCCCGGCAGCCCCTGGAACGAACACGCCGTTCATCCGCAGCAGCTTCGCAAGCAGGACGAAATTTATCTCGCCTGGAGCCCAACCATCCAGCAGTGGCACGATTACTGGTGGAACCCGTCGACCCATCCCGTCGTCCACGTCGACACGCCGGCGGCGCTGCTGAATTACCTGGCGCCGGGGACATGGGCCATGTGCCCGGAATCCGTCGTCGCGGCCTATCGAGACACTCAGGAAATCGAGATCCACGCCTTTGCCGAAAACCCCCCGGACCGCGAATGCTTCCTCATCCTCCACAAATCGCCCGGCAGCGGGCGGACGAAGATGATCGCCCGCTTCGAACGGCATCTCGACGCGTTCCTGCGCACGCTTCCGTATCACGTATGA
- a CDS encoding LysR family transcriptional regulator, whose product MTTGQEMFLLAAQELSFSRAAKRAFVTPQCLSDHIRRLEERYGVKLFHRRPRLELTREGRTLRDYLSRIAQLEENMALEMEDVSAGMRGTVRLGIPLTRGRIFIPRIMPEFQRRFPRVDVKIALRDTRDLQKMTVEGTLDLFVGVGAEHSPLFRFVPIAAEPLYLVVPEPQLSRAFPDCDESAAAKLRRSGADLTPFADVPFVQGNDMSTTTLLVRELWQKSGLKPNLHVEVSNFDIMLDLCRQCGCATICSRGQLHRLKGQKRREKPGERLRVFPLRDKNRLAVELVTPRSARPAKFISALGQMLVETMKSEDAALEQWLRAGEPGTKAEKTALPQE is encoded by the coding sequence ATGACCACAGGACAGGAAATGTTTTTGCTGGCGGCCCAGGAGCTGAGTTTTTCCCGCGCCGCCAAAAGGGCCTTCGTCACGCCGCAGTGCCTGAGCGACCACATCCGCCGGCTCGAAGAGCGGTACGGCGTGAAACTTTTCCACCGCCGTCCCCGGCTCGAACTGACGCGCGAAGGCCGGACGCTCCGGGATTATCTGAGCCGAATCGCCCAGCTGGAAGAGAACATGGCGCTCGAGATGGAAGACGTCAGCGCGGGCATGCGCGGCACCGTCCGCCTCGGCATCCCCCTCACGCGCGGTCGCATCTTCATCCCCCGGATCATGCCCGAATTCCAGCGCCGTTTTCCCCGCGTCGACGTGAAGATCGCGCTTCGCGACACCCGCGACCTGCAGAAGATGACGGTCGAGGGCACGCTCGACCTGTTCGTCGGCGTCGGCGCCGAACACAGCCCGCTGTTCCGGTTCGTGCCGATCGCCGCAGAGCCGCTCTACCTCGTCGTTCCCGAACCGCAGCTGAGCCGCGCGTTCCCCGACTGCGACGAGTCCGCCGCGGCAAAACTCCGCCGCAGCGGCGCCGACCTGACGCCGTTCGCCGACGTCCCCTTCGTTCAGGGCAACGACATGAGCACGACGACGCTGCTCGTGCGCGAGCTCTGGCAGAAAAGCGGCCTCAAGCCGAATCTGCACGTCGAGGTGAGCAACTTCGACATCATGCTCGACCTCTGCCGGCAGTGCGGCTGCGCGACCATCTGCTCCCGGGGCCAGCTGCACCGCCTGAAGGGACAAAAACGCCGCGAAAAACCGGGAGAACGCCTGCGCGTCTTCCCGCTCCGGGACAAAAACCGGCTCGCCGTCGAGCTGGTCACGCCGCGCAGCGCCCGCCCCGCCAAGTTCATCAGCGCTCTCGGGCAGATGCTCGTCGAGACCATGAAAAGCGAAGACGCCGCTCTCGAACAGTGGCTGCGCGCCGGCGAGCCGGGAACGAAAGCCGAAAAGACGGCTCTTCCACAGGAATGA
- a CDS encoding OmpH family outer membrane protein, with amino-acid sequence MKRLMQAAVLFLTFAMSAAASATEIAVVDTEKLLVQSEPGKLGRAHLEAVQKVLQKGYNDLRALYRGQENTAEAQNAVAQGQAALERQMEVERAAVTSVLQSELMASVETWRKKNPKFHAVMARQLLLDAAPRLDVTDAVLKEMNRRRPKFAALPTVTVKKPEVPAKAEQASAEAK; translated from the coding sequence GTGAAACGTTTGATGCAGGCGGCAGTTTTATTTCTGACATTCGCTATGTCCGCGGCGGCGTCCGCCACGGAGATCGCCGTGGTGGACACGGAAAAGCTCCTGGTCCAGTCCGAACCCGGCAAGCTGGGACGGGCCCATCTGGAGGCAGTGCAGAAAGTGCTCCAGAAAGGGTATAACGACCTGCGGGCGCTGTACCGCGGCCAGGAGAACACGGCCGAGGCGCAGAACGCGGTCGCGCAGGGACAGGCGGCGCTGGAACGGCAGATGGAAGTGGAACGCGCGGCGGTGACGTCGGTGCTGCAGTCGGAACTGATGGCGTCCGTGGAAACGTGGCGGAAGAAGAATCCGAAGTTCCACGCGGTGATGGCGCGTCAGCTGCTGCTCGACGCGGCGCCCAGGCTGGACGTCACCGACGCCGTGCTGAAGGAGATGAACAGGCGCAGGCCGAAGTTCGCCGCCCTTCCCACGGTGACGGTGAAGAAGCCGGAAGTCCCCGCCAAGGCGGAACAGGCGTCTGCGGAAGCGAAGTAA
- a CDS encoding IS5 family transposase (programmed frameshift) codes for MEERRYELTSSEWNRIKRMLPPEHPKSGQRGRPAKYDNRRIINGILWLARSGAPWRDLPERYGKWQAVYARFRLWKQRGIFEAIFAALSADADMENLSIDSTSCKVHQSANGRGKTPEGGKKGQAIGMSRGGKNTKIHAIVDGLGNPLALLLSPGNDHDSRHAVSLLGQAEIRGSNVIGDKAYGSQAIREYITSREGSYTIPPKSDNPEPWFIDEHVYKERHLVECFFQKIKWFRRIFTRYDKLDASFFAFVLVAASVILLK; via the exons ATGGAAGAGAGAAGATATGAACTGACCTCCAGCGAGTGGAATCGAATCAAGAGAATGCTGCCGCCCGAACACCCGAAATCAGGTCAACGTGGACGCCCGGCAAAATACGATAACCGCAGGATCATCAATGGGATTCTGTGGCTTGCCAGAAGTGGAGCGCCATGGAGAGATCTTCCGGAGCGTTACGGCAAATGGCAGGCAGTTTACGCACGTTTCAGGCTGTGGAAACAGCGGGGAATATTCGAGGCGATCTTTGCCGCCCTAAGCGCTGATGCCGACATGGAAAATCTCTCTATCGACTCCACGTCCTGCAAAGTACATCAAAGTGCCAACGGGAGAGGGAAAACCCCGGAAGGGGGAAAAAAGGGG CAAGCGATTGGCATGTCCAGAGGCGGCAAGAATACGAAAATTCATGCGATAGTAGATGGTTTAGGCAATCCGCTGGCGCTCCTGCTCAGTCCCGGCAATGACCACGATTCCCGCCATGCCGTGTCCTTGCTCGGGCAAGCGGAAATCAGAGGGAGCAACGTCATCGGCGATAAGGCTTACGGTTCGCAAGCCATCAGAGAGTACATTACTTCTCGGGAGGGAAGTTACACTATCCCGCCGAAGAGCGATAATCCCGAACCGTGGTTTATAGATGAGCATGTTTACAAGGAACGACACTTGGTTGAATGTTTCTTTCAGAAAATCAAATGGTTCCGTAGAATTTTCACCCGCTATGACAAACTTGACGCTTCGTTTTTCGCTTTTGTTCTTGTCGCTGCCAGTGTTATTTTATTGAAATAA
- a CDS encoding pyridoxal phosphate-dependent aminotransferase: MSLNLNREIAAIVPSASMVTMAKAKRLKAVDAEIVDLAGGEPDFDTPKKICDELFRQINAGYTHYTVGNGLPELREKIAAKLRTENGCAGYDADSVIVTPGGKYAIYAAVRALVNPGDEVMYLTPGWVSYPAIAQAAAAVSVAVPLDPDGGYRITEEALEAKVTSKTRLLIVNYPNNPTGRVLTRPEAEILRGFMLRHPDVVLLSDEMYDKILFDGNENISPASCADIALRVVTVNGFSKCVAMTGWRIGYMAASPGIVKVAGKLFQHTISCTSGFIQKAAAMAFKCGEEIEAMRRTYQERRDFFVGGLNAVPGVHCEMPEGAFYAWTKFDLPGMDSNQGGEYILNNAKVVGVPGVSYGEEKGCWMRFSFATDDAQLRRAVENIARMMKGLRK; the protein is encoded by the coding sequence ATGTCTTTGAATTTGAACCGGGAGATCGCTGCGATCGTTCCGTCGGCTTCGATGGTGACCATGGCCAAAGCGAAAAGGCTGAAAGCCGTGGATGCGGAGATCGTGGATCTGGCCGGAGGCGAACCGGATTTCGATACGCCGAAGAAGATCTGCGACGAACTGTTCCGTCAGATCAACGCCGGCTATACGCACTACACCGTGGGCAACGGCCTGCCGGAGCTGCGCGAGAAGATTGCGGCCAAGCTCCGTACCGAGAACGGCTGCGCCGGCTATGACGCCGACAGCGTGATCGTCACGCCGGGCGGCAAGTACGCCATTTACGCCGCTGTGCGTGCGCTGGTGAATCCCGGCGACGAGGTCATGTACCTGACGCCGGGCTGGGTGTCGTATCCGGCCATCGCGCAGGCGGCTGCGGCCGTTTCCGTGGCGGTCCCCCTCGACCCCGACGGGGGCTACCGCATCACCGAAGAGGCTCTGGAAGCGAAGGTGACGAGCAAAACGCGCCTGCTCATTGTCAATTATCCCAACAATCCCACCGGCCGGGTGCTGACGCGCCCCGAAGCGGAAATCCTGCGCGGCTTCATGCTCCGCCACCCCGACGTCGTGCTGCTGTCCGACGAGATGTACGACAAGATCCTCTTCGACGGAAACGAGAACATCAGCCCGGCCTCCTGCGCCGACATTGCGCTGCGCGTCGTCACGGTCAACGGTTTTTCCAAATGCGTCGCCATGACGGGCTGGCGCATCGGCTACATGGCGGCTTCTCCCGGGATCGTCAAGGTGGCGGGAAAACTGTTCCAGCACACGATCTCCTGTACGAGCGGCTTCATCCAGAAAGCCGCGGCGATGGCCTTTAAATGCGGCGAGGAGATCGAAGCGATGCGCCGCACATATCAGGAGCGCCGCGACTTTTTTGTCGGCGGGCTGAACGCCGTTCCCGGCGTGCACTGCGAGATGCCTGAGGGGGCTTTTTATGCCTGGACGAAATTCGATCTGCCCGGCATGGATTCGAACCAGGGCGGCGAGTATATCCTGAACAACGCCAAGGTGGTGGGCGTGCCCGGCGTTTCTTATGGGGAAGAAAAGGGCTGCTGGATGCGTTTTTCCTTTGCGACCGACGACGCGCAGCTGCGCCGTGCCGTGGAGAACATCGCGAGAATGATGAAAGGGCTGAGAAAATAA